The genomic window CGTCGCCGCATTTTTCTTCGCGCCCGACTCGCGGCATCTCGCCTACATCGGCGTCCCCGCAGACAAACCCTACTACAGCTGGTCTGTGGTGGACGTTAAGACTGGCGCCGAAAAAGCGCTCGGCAACTTTCTCGCGACGCCCGAAGAATCGACCGCGTACCGTTACTTCGACCAACTCGCCGTATCGCACACCATCTGGTCGCCCGATTCATCGTCATTCATTTACGCCGGCGTGCGCTTGGCGGGATCGCCAAAGCGGGCGCTGGGATTTGCGCCGCCGCCGATGGCGTATATTGTGCCCATCGACGGCAGCGAGCCCCACGGGATCTCAAACGCGGTTCTCGCCTTCTTTTCCCCGGCCAGGTAGCGCGTCTATTCCTTGCGGCACACGTAGATTGCCGCCGGCTTGCCGAGCACCGACACGCGGATAATCCTGCTCGGTGCGATCTTGCCGACGCGCTCGAGCTCGCGCATCAGCCGCCACTCCGCCGTCAGCATCACCATCACGCCGCCGCTCTTGAGCACGCGCGCGAACTCCCTGAACCACAGCGGATAGAGTTTTCGATTCTCGCCGTGCGATCCATAGCGCAATCCCCACGGCAGGTTGGTGACGATTTTATTTACGCTCGCGTCGCCGAGCGGGATTGCGCCCGCGTCCCAGTTCTCGAGCTGGATTGGCTTGTAACGCGCGCCGACATTGATCCGCGCCGCCGCGAGCGCCGCATGATCGCGATCGCCGCCCAGCAGCATCGCGTAGCGCCCCAGATGCGCCCGCTCGATCAGAATGGTTCCCGCGCCGCAAAATGGATCGAGCACCACGTCGTCCTCGCACGGCTCCGACAGCCATCCCAGCGCCGCCGCACTCGACGCGCGCAGCGAGGCGGGGCGATGCGCCGCCTTGTACTCGCGATGCCGCATGCGGTCGTCGCTGAGCCTCACCGTCAGAAAAAACTCCGCGTCGATCATGCTCGCCCAGAACTCGACGTCGGCGTCCTCTTCTTCCAACCGCCAGGTGTGGTCGCCCCGCTCGAGAATCCCGCGCTCGACCGCGCGTTGAAAATCCACGCGCCGAAATTCGTGCTCGCCCGCCATCCTGGCGATCACGCGGAACTTGAGCCTGCGGCCCGCGCGCGTCCCCGGCGAGACCTTGACCCGCGCCGCCAGCGCGGCCTCGACCAGCGGCGCTTCGCGCGCCGCGGCGCGAATCTTGTCCAGCGCCACGCTCTCCGGTCCAACCCCGGCTCGGTAGCCGGCCAGCCCGAACAGGTCCTCGGCGGTCCGGATCGCGCCCAGTTTCTCGGCGGCCGGCGCGAAAAAAATCGTCATCCCGGCGCGATCGGGCACCACTCGCCGCGCGATCTCACGGGCGCGTCGGATTCGTCCTGCTATTTCCAAAGCCGCGATCCCCTCGAATCCGGGCTGCGTATGCGCGACGTAGAGGTTCGGCCCGAAGCGTATCGGATGCGGCTGCGCGCGCTCGGGCGCAGCCTTGCGATTCAGCGCAGCCTTGCGATTGCGCCCGGCATGTCGTTCCGTCTGGCGCGCGCTAATCAACTTCGGCTCGCGTGCGCGCTACTTCGAGCGTGACAGGTACTCGCCGGTTTCGGTGTTGATCGTGATCGTGTCGCCCTCGACGACGAAATGCGGCACCTGGATCGTCCTTCCGGTCTCCAGCGTCGCCGGCTTGAGCGTGTTGGTCACCGCCGCCGTTTTCACTCCCGGATCGGTCCGGGCCACCTTGAGCGCCACCGTTTTCGGCAGCCGGACGTTGAGCGGCGTCGTTTCATAGAACTCGACTTCGACTTCGAGGTTCGGCGTCAGAAATCCCACCACGTCCTCGATCAGCTCCTTGGGAATCGTGATCTGCTCGTAGTTCTCGGTGTTCATGAAATGGAAATCGTCGCCGTCCTGATAGAGGAACTGCATCTTGCTCTGGTTCAGGATGACCCGCTCGACGCGATCTTCCGACCGAAACCGGTTCTCGGTTTGCGATCCCGTCTTCACGTTGCGCAGCTTGGTCTGCACCATCCCGCGCCAGTTGCCGGGCGTGATGTGCGTGATCGTCATGATCCGGTACAGCTCTTTGTTGTATTCGACAATCATACCCGGGCGCAGTTGCGTCGCTTGAATCAGCATTGTGTGGACACTCTCGATAAAGAACGAAGGTTAAGAGGGCAATTCTACGCAAGCCCGCAGCGCGCGGCAAGTTTTTTGCGCCAATCTTCGAGCGTGCCCCGCCCGCTAAAACACTAAATCACCAGGGATTCGGATCGATCGCGCGGCTTGACCCGTGCGGCTACGGCGATTGCCGGTAGCGTTCTGCCGTTTGCTTTATCTGACGTGAGAGCTTCAGGAATATATCGCCCTCGTCGTAGATAAAGAGCGCGAGAGCGCCGCCGGCGCCGACAATCAAACCCAGGATAAATGCGCCCATAGTTTTGCTCCTTCGGATATCCCGGATTATATTCAAATCCGCCCTCTGAAACCTAATACTTTTTGTGTCATCCCGACCGAAGCCGAGGGCCCCCGCCAGAGGTGACCCCTGGCCGTGGCGACGGCAGCGCAGCATTAAGCCGTTGGCAGGGGCGAGCCCGCCATCGGCGGGCGGCCTTAATACTGGGTGCAGGGGTCACCCCTGCCATCGCGTAGTCGCGAAAAGATGCGCCGCGCAGATTTTCGCGTCTTCTCACTGCGGGTGCAGGGGCCGCAGCCCCTGGCCGTTGGCACGGCTGGCCAGTATTACGCCGAGAGAAAAAGACGCGCCGCGCGGATTTTTCGATTCGTTACCGGGTGCAGGGCTCAGCCCTGCCGCGGAAGGGTGAAACCCGCGCAGGGTTTCACATTCAATCACGGTGAATTCCGAATTCAACAAAGTGATTTCCCCTTCCTGCATGCCGCTGGCGTTACGCAACGCCGCCACTTTCTAGTATCTTGATACTGTCGTGGCACATCTCGAAACAACCGATCATCCGACCGCGCCCGCAATCGCCGACGCGGCCTTCGACGCCGCTTACGACGCGGTGGTACACGCGGCGGGCGTGCACGTGCTCGACGGCCGAATCGTCGTGCGCGTGGTCGGCGACGATCGCGCTTCGTTCATCCACGGGATGTGCACCGCCGACGTAAAGGGCGCCCGCCCCGGTTCCATCCTGCCCGCGCTGTTTCTGACCGAGCACGCGCACGTGATCGCCGACGCATTCATCTGGGTCACCGGCGATGCGCTCGTGCTCGATATCGACTCCGATGCGTGGACGCGCACGCGGGCGCATCTTGAGCGCCTGCTGGTCGCCGACGATGTCGAATTCGAAGACGCCAGCCGGCTTGCCCTGATCGACGTCGAGGGACCTGCCGCGCTCGACGCGGCCTGCCCTGCTGAAGTGGCTGCGTCCCTGCCCCCTTGGCGCTTCATCGAAGCCGGCAAGTCGCTGATCGGCAACCTGCCTCGTTACGGCGGACCCGCTGTATCCGTAATCGCTTCGCGCGATTCGGTCGATTCGACCATCGCCGGCATACTTGCGAGGGCGCCGCATTCGCGCCGCGTCGATTCGAGCCCGCTCGAAACCATCCGCGTCGAAAACGGCGTTGCACTCGTCGGTGTGGATACCGCTGACAAGACGATCGCACTCGAGGCGCGGCTCGATCGCGCAATCTCGTTCTCCAAAGGATGCTACCTCGGGCAGGAAACTATCGAGCGGGCGACCGCGCGCGGCGGTTTGAAAAAACGGATGTTTGGACTTAAGTTCAGTGATGCGCAGGTGCCTCCGGTCGGCGCGGTCGTCAGTCTGGCCGGGACGGAAGTCGGCCGTGTGACCAGTGCCGTGCGCTCGCCGCGATTGGGCGCGATCGGGCTTGCGATTTTGCACCACAGCGCATGGACGCCCGGGGTTGAGTTGAAGATTGGCGGGGACGGCGCCGCGATCGTGACTGATTTGCCGTTCGCGCAGAGTTAAAGAGTTGAAGCGATACTTTAAGTTTAACCTGCGGGCCCGCACGGCCCCGGTTCAAGGAGTGAATTGCGATGGCTAACGTGCTCGGTAAGCGTTACATATGCGAAAAGTGCGGCACCGAGGTGCTCTGCAACAAGGCTGGCGCCGGCGGCGTCGAGTGTTGCGATGCTCAGATGAAGATCAAGGAAGCCAAGCCGCTTCCAAGTTCCGACTAGAGCGTCCATACGCCGCCGCGCTCGGTCGCAGGCGACGAAGGCATGCGTTCCGAAGTGGTAGTCCCGCCCGCGAAAGCCGACTTGGTTCTTCACGAGGGTCTGGTCCTCGGCCACCCCGGCAGCGACTCGGTTGCCATCTCCAGGGGCTTGATCGCCGCGCACGGTCCGTTTGCGGAACTGAAGCCGCTGGTCGGTCCGCGAACTCATCTGATCAAGCTCGCGGGCCGCGCTGTCGCTCCCGGTTTCATCGATTCGCACCTCCATTTCCTGCAAGCTGCCGCCGCTGCCACCGGAGTCTCGGTTCAGCGATGCCGCACGGTTGGCGATCTGCTGGCCGATCTGCGGCTTGCCGCCGGCAAAACTCCGCCCGGCAACTGGCTGCGCGCGTTCGGATGCGACGAAGCGATGATGCTGGAAAAGCGCGGGCCCACGCGCGCCGAGCTCGATCAGTCGCTGCCCAAGAACCCGCTGCGCTTGCGCCATCAGACGTTGCACGCGACCTGGCTCAACTCGCGCGCCATCGCGTTGCTCGGCCTTGAGGCTCCCGGCTTCACCCCGCCGCTGGGCGCCAACATGATTCGCGACGCCGCTGGCAAGCTCACCGGCCTCGTGGTCGGGATGGAAACGTGGCTGTCGAATCATCTCCCGCTCGTGACCGCCGCGGAATCGGAATCACGCGCGCGCATCATGAGCCGCGAACTGGCCGCCGCGGGAGTGACCACGTTCACCGACGCAACCGCGCGCAACGGCCCCGTCGAAGTCGAACTGTTCGCCAAGCTGGCGGCTTCGGGCGCGATATGCCAACGCGTCGGCGCGATGATCGGCGCGCAGCATCTCGACGCCGTCGATCGATGCGAACAACTTGCCCGCGCCGCTGGAATCGGGTTGTCCGCCGTCAAGTTCATGCCCGGCTATCAGTACGACCGTGCCGGGCTCGCGCGCACCGTGCTCCACGCGCTCGACCGCGGACTCGATTGCGCCTTTCATGCGACCGAAATCGAAGAATTGGAAGAGGCGCTCGCCGCGATCGAAGCCGCCAAGGCGGGTTTCGCCGGCGAACGCGCCATCCCGCGGTTTCGCATCGAGCACGGCGGGCTGATTACGCCCAACTACATAGACCGGCTCATGGCGCTCGGCGTGTGGGTCGTCACCAACCCCGGCTTCATCCACTTCCGCGGTCCCAAGTACGCCGCGGAGCCCGGCCTCGTCGCGCATCTCTACCGCGCGCGAAGTCTCAAGGCCGCTGGTGTTCATCTGGCCGGCGCCACCGACGCCCCGGTCACACCCGCCAAGCCGCTCGCGGCGATTGCGGCCGCGGTTTCCCGCACCACCATCGACGGCGTCGAGCTCGCACCCGCCGAAGCGCTCCCCGTCCACGAGGCCTTCGCGCTTTTCACGATCGACGCTGCGCGCCTCGCCCGGCTCGAGGCCGGCGCCGTCGAGCCCGACCGGCTTGCCGATCTCATCGTGTTGCCGCGCGACCCGTTCTCGCTCAAGCCCGCCGATCTGATGAACCTCGCCGTCGATATAACAATCGTCGGCGGCCGCGTGGTTTACGAGCGCGGCCGTCCCGCCATCGCCAGCAGCGACAGCGCCGACCTGCGCTCCGGATGATGTCATCGAGCGGCTCGAGCGCGGTTCTCTACAGCAAGCGCGGCCCCGTCGCGTGGGTCACGCTCAATCGTCCCGATCAATTCAACGCTTACAACATGGCGATGCGCGACGATCTGTTTCAGGTCCTCGCCGCCATCCACGACGATCGCGAGGTTCGCGCGATGGTCTTGCGGGGCGCCGGTCCGGCCTTCTCCACCGGCGGCGATCTTGCCGAGTTCGGGATGGCGCCGTCGCCGATCGTCGCGCGATGGGCCCGCTTTCGCCGCGACGTGTGGGGGATGCTCCGCGCGCTGCCCGTCCCGACCATCGCGGCCGTCCACGGCTTCACGGTCGGCGGCGGACTCGAGATGGCGCTGCTGTGCGACCTCGCCATCGCCGCCGACGACACCCGCCTTTGCCTGCCCGAGACTGGCGCCGGCATGATTCCCGGCGTCGCTGGCACCCAAACCGCCGCGCGCCGGCTCGGCCTGGGTCGCGCACTTGACCTTTGCCTCACCGGCCGTTGGATTGACGCCCAAAACGCGTTATTTGTAGGTTTGGTCGCCGAAGTAGTTCCCGTGGCGGATTTGGATCGTCGCGCTCTGTGGCTCGCCCGCGCCTTTGGACGGGTCGCCCGCGAGCGGTCCGCGATGCTAAAGCTGGCGGTCTGGGGAGGGCTCGATTTGCCGCTTCGACAGGGACTCGAACTCGAACGCCGGCTTTGGAAACGGCTCGCGCTGATCGAAAACAACCGCGGACCCGCGCCTGTCCGCGGCGGAAAAAATGCCAATATTTGATTTGCATATACCCCGGAGGAATCGCGCGCTGTGAACACGGTTAACTTCGTCACGATCCCATCGTCGATCGTGCCCGACCAGGAAATCCTGGTCTTCGGCGCGCGACGCCTTACTTACGCGGATCTGAACGACCGGGTCGCGCGCCTGTGCGCGGTCTTCAAACAATTCGGTCTGGCGCATGGCGACGTCGTTGCCCTGCTCGACACCAATTCCGACCTCTACATCGAATGCTACTACGCTGCCGCCAAGGCCGGGCTCATATTCCTGCCGCTTAACTACCGCGCCAAGGATGCCGAGCTCGAATACATGATCAACACCGCACAGGCGAAGGCCTTGCTCGTCGGCGATCGCTACCTCGAACTGATAAACAAAATTCAGTCCCGGCTCAGCGCGAGCAGGATTGTCGCGATCGGAGACGCTGCCGGCGGATTGCCGCGGCTCGCCGATCTGATCGCCAAGGCTGCGCCCGATGAATCCGAAGCTGAAGTCGAAGACGAGGATATTTCGATCCTGATGTACACCAGCGGCACCACCTCGCTGCCCAAGGGTGTGCAGTTGCGCTTTCGCGATTTCACCGCCTACGTGACCGCCAACGTCGAGATGGCCGACGGCACCGATCGCGGGGTCTCGCTGGTGTGCGTGCCCTTTTATCACATCGCCGGAACCACCGCGTACATGACCAACATGTGGACCGGCCGCAAGATGATCGTGATGCCGCAATTCGACGCCCGCGCGTGGCTCGATCTCGTCCAGCGCGAGCGCGTCACCCATGCCTTCGTCGTGCCCACGATGATGAAGCAGATCATCGACGAGCCGTCATTTGCGGGCTCCGATCTCTCCAGCCTGACCAACCTCGCCTACGGCGGCGCGGCGATGCCGGTGCAGGTAATTCGCCGCGCGATTGAAGTCTTCCCCAAACAAGTCGGCTTCGTGAACGCGTACGGACAGACTGAAACGACTTCATCGCTGACCGTGCTCGGCCCCGACGATCATAGAATCGAGGGCACGCCCGAGCAGATCGAGCTCAAACTCAAACGCCTCAATTCGGTAGGCTTGCCGCTCCCCGATGTCGAGATTCGCGTCCGCGACGAGGACGGCAACTTCCTCCCCGCCGGCCAGGTCGGCGAAATAATCATCCGCACCCCGCGAATCATGAAGGGCTACGCCGGCCGCGACGACAACGCGCGATTGCTCGACGGATGGCGCGCCACGGGCGATCTCGGATGGCTCGACAGCGACGGCTACGTCTTCTTCGCCGGCCGCAAGGACGACATGATCATCCGCGGCGGCGAAAATATTGCTCCCGCGGAAATCGAAACCGTCCTCATGAGCCATCCGGCCGTCGATGAATGCGCCGTTATCGGCGTGCCCTCGGTCGAGTGGGGGCAGATTGTCAAGGCCTTCGTCGTCGTGCGCAAGGGAAAGACCGTGACCGAGCAAGAGCTCGCCGACTTCTGCCGCTCGCGCCTTGCCAGCTTCAAGCGTCCCGAGCGTATCGAGTTCATTCACGCGCTGCCCAAAAATCCGCTCGGCAAAGTCCTGCGCAAAGATCTGCGCGCGCCCGCTGGAGACATCTGACGCCGCGCCCCGCCAAAAGAACCCGAACCCGCGCCGGGCGCCACGGTGGCGCCGGCGCAGTCGAGGTTGCATTCGCCAGCGGATGCGTCAGCGCGACGCTTCGCTACGCCAGTGGGCGCGCCCGGCTCACGCCCGCGATGGCGGTGCGGATGCTCGAGCTGATCGAGCAGGTCGAGGATGACGACGCCGCCCGCATGCTCGCTGTCACCGGTGCCGGCTCCGTGTTCTGCACCGGTTTCGACGACGGCGTGGATCCGCGCCTGGTCGAATCGCTCGCGGTGCTCTCCAAGCCCACCGTGGCGATCATCAACGGCGACGCATTCGATGAAGGATTGGAACTTGCCATGGCCGCCGACATTCGGGCCGCCATTTCGTCGGCTCGATTCGCGATCACGCAGATGAAACGCGGCGCGATGCCCCACTTCGGCGCGACCCAGCGGCTCCCGCGGCTGGTCGGCGCCGCCAACGCTCTGCGCCTGATGCTCACTGGAACGGCTCTGGGAGCCGGCGAGGCGATGCGCATCGGACTGGTCACATATCTCGCCGACAGCCGGATCGAGCTCGCCGCATTAAGCGGTCGCGTCGCCGAGGCGATCCTGAGCCGTGCTCCGCTCGCCGCGCGGCTGGTCAAGGACGCCGTGCTCAAGGGTTACGACATGACATTGGAGCAGGGCATAAGGCTTGAGGAGGATCTATACGCCCTGCTACAAACGACTGCCGACCGCGCCGAAGGCGTGCGCGCCTTTCTCGAGCAGCGCAAACCGCTGTTCCGAGGCGCGTGAATGTTCAGCGCAAAGTTTTAGGAAAAAATCGTCAACAAGGATCAGGATCCACGAATGGCAAATCAGCTCGGCAAAGTTTACATC from Candidatus Binatus sp. includes these protein-coding regions:
- a CDS encoding methyltransferase domain-containing protein, whose amino-acid sequence is MISARQTERHAGRNRKAALNRKAAPERAQPHPIRFGPNLYVAHTQPGFEGIAALEIAGRIRRAREIARRVVPDRAGMTIFFAPAAEKLGAIRTAEDLFGLAGYRAGVGPESVALDKIRAAAREAPLVEAALAARVKVSPGTRAGRRLKFRVIARMAGEHEFRRVDFQRAVERGILERGDHTWRLEEEDADVEFWASMIDAEFFLTVRLSDDRMRHREYKAAHRPASLRASSAAALGWLSEPCEDDVVLDPFCGAGTILIERAHLGRYAMLLGGDRDHAALAAARINVGARYKPIQLENWDAGAIPLGDASVNKIVTNLPWGLRYGSHGENRKLYPLWFREFARVLKSGGVMVMLTAEWRLMRELERVGKIAPSRIIRVSVLGKPAAIYVCRKE
- the efp gene encoding elongation factor P: MLIQATQLRPGMIVEYNKELYRIMTITHITPGNWRGMVQTKLRNVKTGSQTENRFRSEDRVERVILNQSKMQFLYQDGDDFHFMNTENYEQITIPKELIEDVVGFLTPNLEVEVEFYETTPLNVRLPKTVALKVARTDPGVKTAAVTNTLKPATLETGRTIQVPHFVVEGDTITINTETGEYLSRSK
- a CDS encoding YgfZ/GcvT domain-containing protein, translated to MAHLETTDHPTAPAIADAAFDAAYDAVVHAAGVHVLDGRIVVRVVGDDRASFIHGMCTADVKGARPGSILPALFLTEHAHVIADAFIWVTGDALVLDIDSDAWTRTRAHLERLLVADDVEFEDASRLALIDVEGPAALDAACPAEVAASLPPWRFIEAGKSLIGNLPRYGGPAVSVIASRDSVDSTIAGILARAPHSRRVDSSPLETIRVENGVALVGVDTADKTIALEARLDRAISFSKGCYLGQETIERATARGGLKKRMFGLKFSDAQVPPVGAVVSLAGTEVGRVTSAVRSPRLGAIGLAILHHSAWTPGVELKIGGDGAAIVTDLPFAQS
- a CDS encoding amidohydrolase encodes the protein MRSEVVVPPAKADLVLHEGLVLGHPGSDSVAISRGLIAAHGPFAELKPLVGPRTHLIKLAGRAVAPGFIDSHLHFLQAAAAATGVSVQRCRTVGDLLADLRLAAGKTPPGNWLRAFGCDEAMMLEKRGPTRAELDQSLPKNPLRLRHQTLHATWLNSRAIALLGLEAPGFTPPLGANMIRDAAGKLTGLVVGMETWLSNHLPLVTAAESESRARIMSRELAAAGVTTFTDATARNGPVEVELFAKLAASGAICQRVGAMIGAQHLDAVDRCEQLARAAGIGLSAVKFMPGYQYDRAGLARTVLHALDRGLDCAFHATEIEELEEALAAIEAAKAGFAGERAIPRFRIEHGGLITPNYIDRLMALGVWVVTNPGFIHFRGPKYAAEPGLVAHLYRARSLKAAGVHLAGATDAPVTPAKPLAAIAAAVSRTTIDGVELAPAEALPVHEAFALFTIDAARLARLEAGAVEPDRLADLIVLPRDPFSLKPADLMNLAVDITIVGGRVVYERGRPAIASSDSADLRSG
- a CDS encoding enoyl-CoA hydratase/isomerase family protein codes for the protein MMSSSGSSAVLYSKRGPVAWVTLNRPDQFNAYNMAMRDDLFQVLAAIHDDREVRAMVLRGAGPAFSTGGDLAEFGMAPSPIVARWARFRRDVWGMLRALPVPTIAAVHGFTVGGGLEMALLCDLAIAADDTRLCLPETGAGMIPGVAGTQTAARRLGLGRALDLCLTGRWIDAQNALFVGLVAEVVPVADLDRRALWLARAFGRVARERSAMLKLAVWGGLDLPLRQGLELERRLWKRLALIENNRGPAPVRGGKNANI
- a CDS encoding long-chain-fatty-acid--CoA ligase, translating into MNTVNFVTIPSSIVPDQEILVFGARRLTYADLNDRVARLCAVFKQFGLAHGDVVALLDTNSDLYIECYYAAAKAGLIFLPLNYRAKDAELEYMINTAQAKALLVGDRYLELINKIQSRLSASRIVAIGDAAGGLPRLADLIAKAAPDESEAEVEDEDISILMYTSGTTSLPKGVQLRFRDFTAYVTANVEMADGTDRGVSLVCVPFYHIAGTTAYMTNMWTGRKMIVMPQFDARAWLDLVQRERVTHAFVVPTMMKQIIDEPSFAGSDLSSLTNLAYGGAAMPVQVIRRAIEVFPKQVGFVNAYGQTETTSSLTVLGPDDHRIEGTPEQIELKLKRLNSVGLPLPDVEIRVRDEDGNFLPAGQVGEIIIRTPRIMKGYAGRDDNARLLDGWRATGDLGWLDSDGYVFFAGRKDDMIIRGGENIAPAEIETVLMSHPAVDECAVIGVPSVEWGQIVKAFVVVRKGKTVTEQELADFCRSRLASFKRPERIEFIHALPKNPLGKVLRKDLRAPAGDI
- a CDS encoding enoyl-CoA hydratase/isomerase family protein, whose protein sequence is MAVRMLELIEQVEDDDAARMLAVTGAGSVFCTGFDDGVDPRLVESLAVLSKPTVAIINGDAFDEGLELAMAADIRAAISSARFAITQMKRGAMPHFGATQRLPRLVGAANALRLMLTGTALGAGEAMRIGLVTYLADSRIELAALSGRVAEAILSRAPLAARLVKDAVLKGYDMTLEQGIRLEEDLYALLQTTADRAEGVRAFLEQRKPLFRGA